A single region of the Nicotiana sylvestris chromosome 6, ASM39365v2, whole genome shotgun sequence genome encodes:
- the LOC138871001 gene encoding uncharacterized mitochondrial protein AtMg00810-like, producing the protein MMNQKKYALDLIADSRLGGSKLVSTPLECNQRLTTTEFDEAVVCTSVDDNILGDPEPYKRLVGRLLYLTMTRPTLAYVVEVLSQFMHKLKRSHMDVALRVIKYVKNAPGLELLMSSEGSNNLVGCYDSDSATCP; encoded by the coding sequence ATGATGAACCAAAAGAAATATGCCCTTGATTTGATTGCTGACTCTAGGCTGGGGGGATCTAAACTAGTATCTACCCCATTAGAGTGCAATCAAAGGCTGACAACAACAGAATTTGATGAAGCTGTGGTGTGCACAAGTGTAGATGACAACATTCTGGGTGATCCTGAACCTTACAAAAGGCTGGTAGGAAGGCTTCTATATTTGACCATGACTAGGCCTACTTTAGCTTATGTTGTCGAAGTTCTAAGTCAATTCATGCATAAGCTAAAGAGATCTCATATGGATGTAGCCTTAAGGGTGATCAAGTATGTAAAAAATGCACCAGGATTGGAACTGTTAATGTCTTCAGAGGGGTCAAACAACTTGGTTGGATGCTATGACTCTGATTCAGCAACATGTCCATAG